A window of Bacillus sp. SM2101 genomic DNA:
TGCCGTTGTAGGGAGTCGGATAGCAGCGTAGTACCAATGAAGTTGGGTAATGCCGATGGAGGAAAGGCTGCTACCTAGTTATTAACCTTACTAGAGACACATTTACTACACACAGAGGTAGGTTATATTAAATGGAAACAAAATTACTAAGGATAGCAGAATTAGCTAAATCTAATCCTAAAATGAAATTCACATCACTTGCACATTTATTAAATAAGCAAGCACTATCTCAATGTCATCATGAACTACCCAATAGGAAAGCAACTGGGATAAACGGTACAACTAAAGAGAAATACGGTGAAAGTTTAGAAGAAAACCTAGATGATTTAGTAAGCAGACTTAAAAGGAAAAGCTATCGTCCTGTTCCAGTAAGGAGAATGTATATTCCGAAGGTCAATTCAAGCAAGAAAAGACCATTAGGAATACCAGAACATGAGGATAAAGTTGTTCAAAAAGGTATAACGAAGATTCTAAGTGCCATCTATGAGAATGATTTTCTAGACTGTTCCTTTGGGTTCCGTCCAAATCGTAGTTGTCATGATGCTTTGAAGATACTGAACTTCTATATTGAAAAGAGGTCAGTAAATTATGTAGTAGATGTCGATATTAAAGGATTCTTTGACAATGTTGACCACACATGGATGATGGAGTTCTTAAAACTACGAATTGCTGACCCTAGCCTACTAAGAATAATTGGTAGATTTCTCAAAGGTGGGTATATGGAGGAAGGAAAGAAATACAAAACAGACAATGGCACACCGCAAGGTGGGGTAATATCTCCTGTATTAGCTAATGTGTACCTCCATTATGTGCTCGATTTATGGTTTGAGATAAAGGTCAAGAAACAATGTAAGGGACAGGCATATATAGTAAGGTATGCAGATGATTTTGTGTGCTGTTTTCAATATAAGAGCGAAGCCCTAGAATTCTTCAAATCACTAAAATATAGATTAAAGAAATTTAACTTAGAAATGGCCGAAGATAAGACCAAAAAATACCCTTCGGGCGGTTTGCAGAAAAAGACGC
This region includes:
- a CDS encoding reverse transcriptase domain-containing protein produces the protein METKLLRIAELAKSNPKMKFTSLAHLLNKQALSQCHHELPNRKATGINGTTKEKYGESLEENLDDLVSRLKRKSYRPVPVRRMYIPKVNSSKKRPLGIPEHEDKVVQKGITKILSAIYENDFLDCSFGFRPNRSCHDALKILNFYIEKRSVNYVVDVDIKGFFDNVDHTWMMEFLKLRIADPSLLRIIGRFLKGGYMEEGKKYKTDNGTPQGGVISPVLANVYLHYVLDLWFEIKVKKQCKGQAYIVRYADDFVCCFQYKSEALEFFKSLKYRLKKFNLEMAEDKTKKYPSGGLQKKTQNKMEKVNLKLLIS